The Drosophila teissieri strain GT53w chromosome X, Prin_Dtei_1.1, whole genome shotgun sequence genome has a segment encoding these proteins:
- the LOC122624375 gene encoding probable cytochrome P450 318a1, with translation MHLNVALWACGALLAVLLTWQQRKCWRLIWQLNGWRGVVQQPVLWFLLCINLHPNSILEKVSQYRVYFQRPLAVLVGTRVLLYIDDPAGMECVLNAPECLDKTFLQDGFFVRRGLLHARGQKWKLRRKQLNPAFSHNIVASFFDVFNSVGNQIIEQFLSQPHLHGQAVKFTDAEDLLSRAVLEVSCLTIMGTPTNFTQLDDAHIAHSYKRLLEISAVRVVKPWLQIRLLHRLLAPELYEESRKCAKLLEDFVGGIVRTKHRNWRLRDAVGGEKSGEDSSSCGWQRRIFIEQIFQLAANGEMTLEEIMDEAQSMVLVSFETVSNSIMLALLCLATNKGDCQRRLLAEIRALVPPDGTGQVAVSLEQLQQLRYLDAFVSESLRLLATVPMNLRHVSRDFQLAGRQRETIVPQNSIVVLDTFNMQRDERWWGATAKQFDPQRFLDQQPEPSNPGSGSGSGSGSGLGEPRRQRDRRHSYSFLPFSNGLRSCIGRRYGLFIMKVFLVKLVSNFDFQSDFELEKLQFVENISLKFKNADDILLTIQPHNQSQEST, from the exons ATGCACCTGAACGTGGCCCTGTGGGCGTGCGGCGCCCTTCTGGCGGTGCTCCTCACCTGGCAGCAGCGCAAGTGCTGGCGGCTCATCTGGCAGCTGAACGGATGGCGCGGCGTCGTCCAGCAGCCAGTGCTATGGTTCCTCCTCTGCATCAATCTGCATCCAAACA GCATTCTGGAGAAGGTATCCCAGTATCGTGTGTACTTCCAGCGCCCGTTGGCCGTACTCGTGGGCACGCGGGTCCTGCTCTACATCGACGATCCCGCCGGCATGGAGTGCGTCCTCAATGCGCCCGAGTGTCTGGACAAGACCTTTCTGCAGGACGGCTTCTTCGTGCGTCGCGGTTTGCTGCATGCCAGAG ggcaaaaatggaaattgcgtAGAAAGCAGCTGAATCCCGCCTTCAGTCACAATATTGTGGCCAGTTTCTTCGACGTCTTCAACTCGGTGGGCAACCAGATAATCGAGCAGTTTCTATCGCAGCCCCATCTGCATGGACAGGCAGTCAAGTTTACGGATGCCGAGGATCTGCTCAGTCGAGCCGTGCTGGAGGTATCCTGCT TGACTATTATGGGCACCCCAACCAACTTCACGCAATTGGATGACGCGCACATTGCCCACAGTTACAAGCG CCTTTTGGAGATCTCAGCCGTGCGGGTGGTGAAGCCATGGCTGCAAATACGCCTCTTGCACCGCCTGCTGGCCCCGGAACTGTACGAGGAGTCCAGAAAGTGCGCCAAATTGCTGGAGGACTTCGTCGGCGGTATCGTGAGGACGAAGCATCGCAACTGGCGGCTCAGGGACGCCGTTGGTGGTGAGAAGTCTGGCGAGGATTCGTCGTCTTGCGGCTGGCAGAGGCGCATCTTCATCGAGCAGATCTTTCAACTGGCCGCCAATGGCGAGATGACGCTCGAGGAGATCATGGACGAAGCTCAGTCCATGGTCCTGGTG TCCTTCGAGACGGTGTCCAATAGCATAATGCTGGCCCTGCTCTGCTTGGCCACCAACAAGGGCGACTGCCAGCGTCGCTTGCTGGCGGAGATCAGAGCCCTGGTGCCACCGGATGGCACCGGGCAGGTGGCGGTCAGcttggagcagctgcagcagctgcgctATCTGGACGCCTTTGTCAGCGAATCACTGCGCCTCCTGGCCACCGTGCCGATGAACCTGCGCCACGTCAGTCGCGACTTTCAACTGGCGGGCCGGCAGCGGGAGACGATTGTGCCCCAAAACAGCATCGTGGTGCTGGACACCTTCAACATGCAACGCGACGAGCGCTGGTGGGGCGCCACCGCCAAGCAGTTCGATCCGCAGCGGTTTCTCGACCAGCAGCCGGAGCCAAGTAAtccgggatcgggatcgggatcgggatcgggttCGGGATTGGGGGAACCGAGGAGGCAGCGCGATCGGCGACACTCCTACAGCTTCCTGCCCTTCTCCAATGGACTGCGATCGTGTATCG GTCGCCGCTATGGACTTTTCATCATGAAGGTGTTCCTGGTGAAGTTGGTCTCAAACTTTGATTTCCAGAGCGATTtcgagctggagaagctgcAGTTTGTCGAAAACATATCGCTAAAGTTCAAAAACGCCGACGACATCTTGCTGACCATCCAGCCACATAACCAGTCCCAGGAGTCCACTTAA
- the LOC122623885 gene encoding probable cytochrome P450 311a1: MALWPLLLITLGIWILVRKWALLRLGTSLPGPWAFPLLGNAQMVGKLRPEFIFLVFTELRDRFGATYRLWLGPQLWVFLHTAEETRQALHDPTLRKADTFLQLEPLIGNGLLISHGGHWTRQRRLLTPAFQPQVLRSFAPAIGGHVERLVRRLAATGGEFLEVTDPLFACLLDAIVDTSMGAQLDTQSVEHSPIVNAFHLSSKLLFKRMINPLLSSDWIFQRTQLWRDLNAQLQVIHTLMESVIEKRAQELVAREETAGRSHNLLDTLLLARFEDRSLSRKEIRDEINTFVFAGVDTTTAAMSFVLYALAKYPETQCRLRKELQDVALDEFTDLDALNGLPYLEALIKEVLRLYTIVPTTGRQTTQSTEIGGRTYCAGVTLWINMYGLAHDKEYYPDPYAFKPERWLQEDGAFAPPAFSYIPFSGGPHVCIGRRYSLLLMKLLTARLVMAFDLKLGQEQAPLKLQAQMVLKAQQGIYVSFSKR, encoded by the exons ATGGCGCTGTGGCCACTGCTACTGATCACCCTGGGCATCTGGATTCTGGTGCGGAAGTGGGCACTGCTGCGACTGGGCACCAGTCTGCCGGGTCCGTGGGCGTTTCCACTCCTGGGCAATGCTCAGATGGTGGGCAAACTGAGGCCGGAAT TCATCTTTCTCGTTTTCACAGAGCTGCGTGATCGCTTCGGTGCCACCTACCGCCTGTGGTTGGGTCCCCAGCTCTGGGTATTCCTCCATACGGCAGAGGAGACGCGACAGGCGCTCCATGATCCCACGCTCCGCAAGGCGGACACCTTCCTCCAGCTGGAGCCGCTCATCGGCAACGGTCTGCTGATCAGCCATGGTGGCCATTGGACACGGCAGCGTCGCCTCCTAACGCCCGCCTTTCAGCCCCAAGTGCTGCGTAGCTTTGCTCCGGCGATTGGTGGGCATGTGGAGCGCTTGGTCAGGCGACTGGCGGCCACCGGTGGCGAGTTCCTGGAGGTCACTGATCCGCTCTTCGCCTGCCTCCTCGACGCCATTGTGG ACACCTCCATGGGCGCCCAATTGGACACCCAGTCCGTGGAGCACTCGCCCATCGTCAATGCATTCCATCTGAGCAGTAAGCTCCTGTTCAAGCGCATGATCAATCCGCTCCTCTCGTCCGACTGGATCTTTCAACGCACCCAACTCTGGCGCGATCTCAACGCGCAGCTCCAGGTGATCCACACGCTGATGGAGTCGGTGATCGAGAAGCGCGCCCAGGAGCTGGTGGCTAGGGAGGAAACCGCGGGCAGATCCCACAATCTCCTGGACACGCTGCTGTTGGCCAGATTCGAGGATCGTTCCCTGAGTCGGAAGGAAATTCGCGATGAGATCAACACCTTTGTGTTTGCG GGAGTGGATACCACCACGGCGGCCATGTCGTTTGTGCTCTATGCTCTGGCCAAGTATCCCGAAACGCAATGCCGTCTACGAAAGGAGCTGCAGGATGTGGCGTTGGATGAATTCACCGACCTGGACGCCCTCAATGGGCTGCCCTATCTGGAGGCCCTGATCAAGGAGGTGCTGCGTCTCTATACCATTGTGCCCACCACTGGACGCCAGACGACGCAATCCACCGAGATTGGAGGACGAACCTACTGCGCCGGCGTCACGCTGTGGATAAACATGTACGGATTGGCGCACGACAAGGAATACTATCCGGATCCGTATGCCTTCAAGCCGGAGCGATGGTTGCAGGAGGATGGCGCTTTCGCCCCACCCGCCTTCAGCTATATACCCTTCTCCGGCGGACCACACGTCTGCATCGGCAGGCGGTATTCCCTGCTCCTGATGAAGCTGCTCACCGCCCGCCTCGTCATGGCATTCGATCTGAAACTGGGCCAGGAGCAGGCGCCTCTCAAGCTGCAGGCCCAGATGGTACTGAAGGCGCAGCAGGGCATATATGTGTCATTTTCGAAACGATAG